Proteins encoded within one genomic window of Hermetia illucens chromosome 2, iHerIll2.2.curated.20191125, whole genome shotgun sequence:
- the LOC119648730 gene encoding uncharacterized protein LOC119648730: MVLPVGQGSDNQHANSRTIIIPSAPPSDGDVIHQSHYIDFIVVNGDDRYVIRCERKAVLESSVELAKVINAGPTSGRRNDNHFIINNVDKHDFELVIRFLETKFIKFRDHYHILRILEVADRYNCPDLVIHIVKELDLQLSSSTVLDVFRSLWYYNSISTNISPPEAPTVKEKKKTKKHQHPAPFTPEEYLAALLNNSLQLIDMQAELILTKSQMLELRFEELEMIAKREALQMQSELVLFNCLADWSVEECKRKKLDPNPENRRRVLGALCYTPRYLTMTTMEFEKACTRVDLLDSAEIALVTAAIKGKKLTNLTDEQNNMLERFRTPRPAYSRLPIHLSDRTNPKNYKKKMRRAERGNDDGCCSNFGLNCLAILACIFD; encoded by the coding sequence ATGGTTCTACCAGTCGGGCAAGGCTCAGATAACCAACATGCGAATAGTCGAACTATCATCATTCCCTCGGCTCCACCCTCGGATGGTGACGTGATTCATCAAAGTCATTACATCGATTTCATCGTAGTTAATGGCGACGATCGATATGTGATAAGATGCGAACGCAAAGCGGTCTTGGAATCAAGCGTCGAACTTGCCAAAGTGATAAATGCAGGACCAACGAGTGGACGAAGGAATGACAACCACTTCATCATAAACAACGTTGACAAGCATGATTTCGAACTAGTTATAAGATTTTTAGAGACAAAGTTTATAAAGTTTAGAGATCATTATCATATATTACGCATTCTAGAGGTAGCAGATCGTTACAACTGCCCTGATCTAGTCATACATATTGTTAAGGAGCTAGACCTCCAGTTGTCTAGTTCGACTGTTTTAGACGTATTCAGATCTCTGTGGTACTATAACTCGATTTCGACCAACATATCTCCTCCAGAAGCACCGACAgtcaaggagaaaaagaaaacgaagaagcACCAGCATCCGGCTCCATTCACCCCTGAAGAATATTTGGCTGCATTACTGAACAACTCACTTCAGTTGATAGACATGCAGGCCGAACTTATACTAACGAAATCTCAGATGCTCGAATTGAGGTTCGAAGAACTAGAAATGATTGCCAAGCGCGAGGCGCTCCAGATGCAGTCCGAGCTAGTTTTGTTCAACTGCTTAGCAGACTGGAGCGTGGAGGAATGCAAACGAAAGAAACTTGATCCCAATCCGGAGAACCGTAGAAGAGTACTAGGCGCCCTATGCTACACTCCACGATATCTCACAATGACTACAATGGAGTTCGAGAAAGCTTGCACAAGAGTGGACCTGCTTGATTCGGCTGAAATAGCTCTAGTCACTGCTGCCATAAAGGGCAAAAAGCTAACGAATCTAACGGATGAACAAAATAACATGCTGGAACGCTTCCGTACCCCCAGGCCGGCCTACTCGAGACTCCCCATTCACCTGAGCGATCGCACAAATCCCAAGAACTACAAAAAGAAGATGCGCCGTGCTGAGCGCGGAAATGATGACGGCTGCTGCAGCAACTTCGGCCTGAATTGTCTAGCCATATTAGCGTGCATATTCGACTGA